One stretch of Candidatus Baltobacteraceae bacterium DNA includes these proteins:
- a CDS encoding ABC transporter permease, which translates to MTKRALAGLVTMLIVVALWFATTQVAHLVSPGRFPSPLDVYKAAVQIGTPPGYAGATLAHHVIISLELVFFGFLAATVTGVPLGLGMGLDRRFEAFVNPIFLAIRPIPPLAWIPLAVVWFGLGIQAKIFVVWFAAFVPALINTYTGVRTVDNTLIDAARVHGASHYRIIREVVIPASLPHIFTGLRLSLQASWTTLIAAELVGAVAGIGHVLIVASLDIYPGMILYGMAWVALLGAIMTLVLGRLERVAMPWLR; encoded by the coding sequence TTGACGAAACGCGCCCTTGCCGGCCTGGTCACGATGCTCATCGTCGTGGCGCTGTGGTTTGCGACGACGCAAGTCGCGCACCTCGTCTCACCGGGACGATTTCCGAGCCCGCTCGACGTCTACAAGGCGGCGGTGCAGATCGGAACGCCGCCGGGTTACGCGGGAGCGACGCTCGCGCACCACGTCATCATCAGCCTCGAGCTCGTCTTCTTCGGATTTCTGGCTGCAACCGTAACGGGCGTCCCGCTGGGTCTTGGTATGGGACTCGACCGGCGTTTCGAAGCATTCGTCAATCCGATTTTTCTTGCAATCCGGCCGATACCGCCGCTCGCATGGATTCCGCTCGCCGTCGTGTGGTTCGGTCTCGGAATTCAAGCCAAGATTTTCGTCGTGTGGTTTGCGGCCTTCGTTCCTGCGTTGATCAACACGTACACCGGCGTGCGCACGGTCGATAACACGCTGATAGACGCCGCACGCGTCCATGGTGCGAGCCACTACCGCATCATTCGCGAAGTCGTCATACCAGCTTCGCTTCCGCACATCTTCACGGGCTTGCGGCTCTCGCTACAAGCCTCGTGGACGACGCTGATCGCAGCCGAGCTTGTCGGCGCCGTCGCCGGTATCGGTCACGTCCTGATCGTCGCGTCGCTCGACATCTATCCCGGGATGATCTTGTACGGGATGGCCTGGGTCGCGTTGCTCGGCGCAATCATGACGCTGGTCCTCGGACGTCTGGAACGGGTTGCAATGCCGTGGTTGCGATGA
- a CDS encoding biotin/lipoyl-containing protein, with the protein MVEVIMPKMGATMTEGTVATWRVQPGQSVAVGDVLCEVETDKASVDVESEHAGTVDALLVNEGQTVAIGVPIARLAT; encoded by the coding sequence GTGGTTGAAGTGATAATGCCGAAAATGGGTGCAACGATGACCGAAGGAACCGTTGCAACATGGCGGGTCCAACCCGGACAAAGCGTCGCGGTCGGCGACGTCTTGTGCGAAGTCGAGACCGACAAAGCCAGCGTCGACGTCGAATCCGAGCACGCGGGAACCGTTGACGCATTGCTCGTCAATGAAGGCCAGACAGTTGCAATCGGCGTCCCGATAGCGCGTCTCGCTACCTAA
- a CDS encoding alpha-ketoacid dehydrogenase subunit beta, giving the protein MIQTTTAETLFGKALNWTIATAMETDPNVFIIGEDIGQFGGAFGITKGLVEKFGKPRVLDTPISEAGLVGVGVGAAMMGMRPIVEIQFSDFLVNAMDQIVNQAAKVHFMFGGNVNVPIVIRTPFGGGVGLAAQHSQSLEAWFYHVPGLKVVAPSTPDDARGLLFASIDDPNPVIFFEHKLLYSVKGPMHESIERIPLGKAVVRRPGKDATVVSYSFAMHKTLEAAEKLAASGIDLEVIDLRTLYPLDIGTVIASVERTGRLAVSHEAVVRGGIGGDIIAQVCGSKAFSKLKGPVLRIGAKESPVPYSPPLESYVLPSVEHIESELRAWLK; this is encoded by the coding sequence ATGATCCAGACGACGACGGCCGAGACACTCTTCGGCAAAGCACTCAACTGGACGATCGCAACCGCCATGGAGACCGATCCGAACGTCTTCATCATCGGCGAAGACATCGGTCAATTCGGCGGCGCCTTCGGCATAACGAAAGGGCTGGTCGAGAAATTCGGCAAGCCGCGCGTCCTCGATACGCCGATCTCCGAAGCGGGGCTCGTCGGCGTCGGCGTCGGCGCGGCGATGATGGGGATGCGTCCGATCGTCGAGATTCAGTTCTCGGATTTTCTGGTCAACGCGATGGATCAGATCGTGAACCAAGCTGCGAAAGTGCATTTCATGTTCGGCGGCAACGTCAACGTCCCGATTGTCATTCGCACGCCGTTCGGCGGCGGCGTAGGTCTCGCAGCGCAACACTCACAATCACTCGAAGCCTGGTTCTATCACGTGCCGGGACTCAAAGTCGTCGCGCCCTCGACGCCCGATGATGCACGCGGATTACTGTTCGCATCGATCGACGATCCGAATCCCGTCATCTTCTTCGAACACAAGCTGCTTTATTCGGTCAAGGGCCCGATGCACGAATCGATCGAGCGCATTCCGCTGGGCAAAGCCGTCGTTAGGCGTCCTGGCAAAGACGCGACGGTCGTCTCCTATTCGTTCGCGATGCATAAGACGCTCGAAGCCGCAGAGAAGCTCGCAGCAAGCGGCATCGATCTCGAAGTGATCGACCTTCGTACGCTGTATCCCCTCGATATCGGGACGGTGATCGCATCGGTCGAACGGACCGGACGTCTCGCCGTCTCGCATGAAGCCGTCGTTCGCGGCGGCATCGGCGGCGACATCATCGCACAAGTTTGCGGGAGCAAAGCATTCTCGAAGTTGAAAGGGCCCGTCTTGCGCATCGGCGCGAAAGAATCGCCGGTACCGTATAGTCCACCGCTCGAGTCGTACGTACTGCCGTCAGTCGAGCACATCGAATCGGAGCTGCGTGCGTGGTTGAAGTGA
- a CDS encoding thiamine pyrophosphate-dependent dehydrogenase E1 component subunit alpha, producing the protein MKTEVLLARFKMMLLMRRFDETVDRLYAAGKLYGTIHLYIGQEAIGAGICGELQHGDVIASTHRGHGHNVAMGSDPGAMMAELLGRVTGLCHGFGGSMHIADQKLGNLGANGIVGGGVPLATGAALSFKIRELPYVAVSFMGDGAPNEGCVHESLNIAAIWKLPIVFVIENNQYGMSAPVKDTYAIERLSERAVAYGMPGESIDGQDIFKVVEAARRAIDRARSGGGPTLLEMITYRYKGHSRNDPARYRPAGELDAWKARDPIEIVRARLLQDGASEARLAEITAEAEAAITAAVAFGEAGPFPDPKDVLPKVYA; encoded by the coding sequence ATGAAAACGGAAGTGTTGCTCGCGCGTTTCAAGATGATGCTCTTGATGCGCCGCTTCGATGAGACGGTCGACCGGCTTTACGCCGCCGGGAAATTGTATGGAACGATCCATCTCTACATCGGACAGGAAGCGATCGGCGCCGGAATCTGCGGCGAGCTGCAGCACGGTGACGTGATCGCGTCGACGCATCGCGGACACGGGCACAACGTTGCGATGGGAAGCGATCCGGGCGCGATGATGGCCGAGCTGCTGGGGCGTGTGACGGGATTGTGCCATGGATTCGGCGGCTCGATGCACATCGCCGATCAGAAGCTGGGGAATCTGGGCGCGAATGGGATCGTGGGGGGCGGCGTACCGCTCGCGACGGGTGCGGCGCTTTCGTTCAAGATTCGCGAGCTGCCGTACGTGGCCGTATCGTTCATGGGTGACGGCGCACCGAACGAAGGCTGCGTGCACGAGTCGCTCAACATCGCCGCGATTTGGAAATTGCCGATCGTTTTCGTGATCGAGAACAACCAGTACGGCATGAGCGCGCCCGTCAAAGACACCTACGCGATCGAACGCCTTTCTGAACGGGCGGTCGCCTACGGAATGCCGGGCGAAAGCATCGACGGACAAGATATTTTCAAAGTCGTCGAGGCCGCACGCCGTGCGATCGATCGCGCGCGCTCGGGCGGCGGACCGACTCTGCTCGAGATGATAACCTACCGCTACAAAGGGCATTCGCGCAACGATCCGGCGCGCTATCGCCCAGCCGGAGAGCTGGATGCGTGGAAGGCACGCGATCCGATCGAAATCGTGCGTGCTCGTCTGTTGCAAGATGGCGCGAGCGAAGCACGCCTCGCCGAGATCACCGCGGAAGCCGAGGCGGCGATCACCGCAGCCGTCGCATTCGGCGAAGCCGGTCCGTTCCCCGATCCGAAAGACGTCCTCCCGAAGGTATATGCATGA
- a CDS encoding class I SAM-dependent methyltransferase, which translates to MLGSLVCRFEHFNSDWYRRWYEAMHLAPRPEDPPYHRKLWEYCAVAQSLWERGKLQPGMRALGFAVGIEPLPSLFAAHGVDVIATDIEPRSRMGKVWGRVGQHPRSPDDLYVEKILDRPTFDKRMTLQYADMNREWPFVEDGSLDFVWSCCAFEHLGSLEHGVQFLLRSSKLLKKGGIAVHTTEYNVTSNTKTVTRGKGVIYRRRDIEEIDRRLRYDKRCLAAMDFDPGEHEYDRYYDKLPYQPLATPGQQHIKLFFDGFVATSMLLTIVG; encoded by the coding sequence ATGCTAGGCTCGCTCGTTTGCCGTTTCGAGCATTTCAACTCCGATTGGTACCGGCGTTGGTACGAAGCGATGCATCTTGCGCCACGCCCCGAAGATCCGCCGTATCACCGCAAGCTGTGGGAGTACTGCGCGGTCGCACAATCGCTGTGGGAGCGTGGGAAGCTACAGCCGGGGATGCGAGCGCTCGGATTTGCGGTCGGAATCGAACCGCTTCCGTCGCTGTTTGCAGCGCACGGCGTCGACGTCATCGCGACCGATATCGAGCCGCGCAGCCGGATGGGGAAAGTGTGGGGGCGCGTAGGCCAGCACCCGCGCTCACCGGACGACCTGTACGTCGAAAAGATTCTCGACCGCCCGACATTCGACAAGCGCATGACGCTCCAATATGCAGACATGAATCGCGAGTGGCCCTTCGTTGAAGACGGCTCGCTCGATTTCGTATGGAGCTGCTGCGCCTTCGAACATCTCGGCAGTCTCGAGCATGGCGTGCAGTTCTTGTTGCGCTCATCGAAGTTGCTCAAGAAGGGCGGCATCGCCGTTCACACGACCGAGTACAACGTCACCTCCAACACGAAAACGGTCACGCGCGGTAAAGGCGTTATCTATCGCCGCCGTGATATCGAAGAGATCGATCGACGCCTACGGTACGATAAACGTTGTCTGGCGGCTATGGATTTCGATCCGGGCGAGCACGAGTACGACCGCTACTACGATAAGTTGCCGTACCAGCCGCTCGCGACGCCGGGACAACAGCACATCAAGTTGTTTTTCGACGGGTTCGTCGCAACGTCAATGCTGCTTACAATTGTGGGGTAA
- a CDS encoding acetate--CoA ligase family protein, translated as MNFDRLISPKAFAIVGASADLSRIGGQPVRANTQFGFRGHVYPVNPKYDEIAGLRCYPDIASVPQPCDVALIAVAAPHVANTIRACGDAKIPFAIVLAAGFGEVGERGGELEAGLRDAIASSGVRVIGPNCQGILNFCEKFYGGFGSIFQDGELGSGSIAMITQSGGFGYGMAQMAARAGVGFNYVVSTGNETDVTLLDLIEYSLERDDVSMIATYLEGIRDGRKLVALGQRALELRKPIMIWKVGNTTTGRRAAASHTGNLTGDFDLYKEAFRSGGFIEVDDLDEMVDVARGVAMQRWAEGDRAGVISISGGAGVLMADHCETSGLQLPQLTEASSHELGSILPDFGSLANPIDVTAQVFNQLDVFSRTLEVVRDDPNVDQLILYLASVPDPAAERVTTAIAPIIAASRKPVFVAWSAPPERAVRGMGIMRDAGIAIYPTPVRAAFAAASISTFARKARRGVSKNAQRPTNLGPAALPADARQLGERASQALLEAYGIRFARSIVVPRAAINDIERLPFEFPVVVKIDAPQIAHKTEVGGVRTGISDLPSLRGAAKEMLERVDGRAEGVLVAETLTGIEALAGVVNDRVFGPLVVFGLGGIFTETLRDVSRRFAPFDRATAFEMIDELRAAPILRGARTGISYDLESLADLLVALSWFAADSAGRLAEADLNPIFVRAKPGGAVAADALIVTC; from the coding sequence GCTGATCTCGCCGAAAGCGTTTGCGATCGTCGGCGCGTCGGCCGATCTCTCGCGCATCGGGGGACAACCCGTGCGCGCCAATACGCAGTTTGGTTTCCGAGGCCACGTCTATCCCGTCAACCCAAAGTATGACGAGATTGCGGGGCTTCGTTGCTATCCGGACATCGCATCGGTTCCGCAGCCCTGCGACGTTGCGCTGATCGCCGTCGCGGCGCCGCACGTTGCGAACACGATTCGCGCCTGCGGTGATGCGAAGATTCCATTCGCAATCGTGCTGGCTGCAGGCTTTGGTGAAGTCGGCGAGCGCGGCGGCGAGCTCGAAGCCGGTCTGCGCGATGCGATCGCATCGAGCGGCGTGCGCGTCATCGGACCGAACTGTCAGGGCATCCTGAATTTCTGCGAGAAATTCTATGGCGGGTTCGGCTCGATCTTTCAGGACGGCGAGCTCGGCTCCGGTTCGATCGCAATGATTACGCAAAGCGGCGGATTCGGATACGGCATGGCGCAGATGGCGGCGCGCGCCGGCGTCGGCTTCAATTATGTCGTGTCCACCGGCAACGAAACGGACGTCACGCTGCTCGATCTGATCGAATACTCGCTCGAACGCGACGACGTTTCGATGATCGCCACCTATCTCGAAGGAATTCGCGACGGCCGCAAGCTCGTCGCGCTGGGACAACGCGCGCTCGAGCTGCGCAAGCCGATTATGATTTGGAAGGTCGGCAATACGACGACGGGAAGGCGCGCAGCCGCGTCGCACACCGGCAATCTCACCGGCGACTTCGACTTGTATAAAGAAGCGTTTCGCAGCGGCGGCTTCATCGAGGTCGACGATCTCGACGAGATGGTCGACGTTGCCCGCGGCGTCGCGATGCAACGCTGGGCGGAAGGCGACCGGGCCGGCGTGATCTCGATCTCTGGCGGTGCCGGCGTTCTCATGGCCGATCATTGCGAGACCTCGGGTCTGCAGCTGCCGCAGCTCACGGAAGCGAGCTCACACGAGCTGGGTTCGATTCTGCCCGACTTCGGATCCCTCGCGAATCCGATCGACGTCACGGCACAAGTCTTCAATCAGCTCGACGTCTTCTCGCGCACGCTCGAAGTCGTGCGCGACGATCCGAACGTCGATCAACTCATCCTCTATCTTGCGTCGGTTCCCGATCCGGCAGCCGAGCGTGTTACGACGGCGATTGCACCGATAATCGCCGCGTCAAGAAAACCGGTCTTCGTCGCCTGGTCCGCGCCGCCCGAACGCGCCGTGCGCGGGATGGGCATCATGCGCGATGCAGGCATCGCAATCTACCCGACACCCGTTCGCGCCGCATTCGCAGCAGCGTCAATCAGCACGTTTGCGAGGAAAGCGCGTCGCGGAGTTTCTAAGAACGCACAGCGTCCCACGAATCTCGGACCGGCTGCGCTGCCGGCTGATGCGCGACAACTCGGCGAACGCGCGTCGCAAGCATTACTGGAAGCCTACGGGATTCGGTTTGCGCGCTCGATCGTCGTCCCGCGCGCCGCAATAAACGACATCGAACGATTACCATTCGAGTTCCCGGTCGTCGTCAAGATCGATGCACCGCAGATCGCGCACAAAACGGAAGTCGGCGGCGTTCGCACAGGTATCTCCGATCTGCCTTCGTTGCGCGGAGCTGCGAAAGAAATGCTCGAGCGCGTCGACGGCCGCGCTGAGGGCGTGCTCGTCGCGGAGACGCTCACCGGCATCGAAGCGCTGGCCGGCGTCGTCAACGACCGCGTCTTCGGCCCGCTCGTCGTCTTCGGCCTCGGCGGCATCTTTACGGAAACGCTTCGTGACGTTAGCCGGCGCTTCGCGCCATTCGATCGCGCGACAGCATTCGAGATGATCGACGAGCTGCGCGCAGCCCCGATTCTGCGCGGCGCGCGAACGGGGATCAGCTACGATCTCGAATCGCTCGCCGATCTCTTGGTCGCCCTCTCGTGGTTCGCCGCGGACAGCGCCGGCCGGCTGGCCGAAGCCGATTTGAACCCGATTTTCGTGCGCGCGAAACCGGGAGGCGCCGTCGCCGCCGACGCATTGATCGTCACATGCTAG